A region from the Fusarium graminearum PH-1 chromosome 4, whole genome shotgun sequence genome encodes:
- a CDS encoding lipoic acid synthetase: MASLASLKRAHAPLRKALSATPTLRTFATVPPSGNEPAKPQRKSYFKDTTVSDFNDFLATSSPAQPLSAAEAYSLKTAEVGPEGKKRTITRLPEWLKTPIPAGNDNFKSIKKDLRGLGLHTVCEEARCPNISECWGGSDKNAATATIMLMGDTCTRGCRFCSVKTNRNPAALDPHEPENTAEALARWGLGYVVLTSVDRDDLADGGAHHFAETIRRIKQKKPSLLVEALTGDFRGDLDMVKVVAESGLDVYAHNVETVEDLTPYVRDRRATFRQSLAVLKHVKDVMGKDGPITKTSLMLGLGEQERELMSALEELRKADVDVVTFGQYMRPTKRHLKVEKYVTPDEFEMWRKRALDMGFLYCASGPLVRSSYKAGEAFIENVLRKRSGEKAMASGNLGQTVALDSTQSSI, translated from the exons ATGGcatccttggcttctctaAAGCGGGCGCATGCCCCTCTCCGCAAAGCGCTGAGCGCAACTCCCACCCTCCGAACTTTCGCCACTGTACCTCCCAGTGGCAACGAGCCTGCTAAACCTCAAAGAAAGAGTTATTTCAAGGACACAACAGTCTCCGACTTCAACGACTTCCTTGCTACCTCTTCTCCCGCCCAACCACTGTCTGCAGCAGAGGCCTACTCTCTCAAGACCGCCGAAGTCGGCCCAGAGGGCAAGAAACGAACGATCACACGACTGCCAGAATGGCTCAAGACGCCGATCCCCGCCGGTAACGATAacttcaagagcatcaagaaggatctGCGAGGATTGGGACTACACACTGTTTGCGAGGAGGCTCGATGCCCCAACATTTCAGAATGTTGGGGTGGTTCCGATAAGAACGCTGCGACAGCTACCATCATGCTGATGGGAGATACATGCACCCGAGGATGTCGTTTCTGCAGtgtcaagacaaacagaaACCCTGCTGCGTTGGATCCTCACGAGCCCGAGAATACTGCAGAAGCATTGGCTAGGTGGGGTCTGGGCTACGTTGTGTTGACCAGCGTGGACCGTGACGATCTGGCAGACGGTGGTGCGCACCACTTTGCGGAGACAATTCGAAGAATTAAGCAAAAGAAGCCCTCATTGCTCGTTGAAGCCTTGACCGGTGACTTCCGTGGAGATTTGGATATGGTCAAGGTTGTGGCCGAGAGTGGACTTGATGTATATGCACACAATGTTGAGACCGTCGAGGACCTCACTCCTTATGTGCGAGACCGAAGAGCTACTTTCCGACAGAGTTTGGCTGTCTTGAAGCACGTTAAGGATGTTATGGGCAAAGATGGTCCTATCACCAAGACCAGTCTGATGCTTGGTCTCGGTGAGCAGGAGCGTGAGCTTATGTCTGCGCTTGAGG AACTCCGAAAGGCAGACGTGGACGTTGTCACATTTGGTCAATACATGCGACCAACTAAGCGTCACCTTAAGGTAGAGAAGTATGTGACTCCTGATGAGTTTGAGATGTGGCGCAAGCGTGCTCTGGATATGGGTTTCTTGTACTGCGCCAGTGGCCCTCTTGTGCGCTCCTCGtacaaggctggtgaggCCTTTATCGAGAACGTCCTTCGCAAGCGCTCTGGCGAGAAGGCCATGGCCAGTGGAAACCTCGGCCAGACCGTCGCTCtcgactcaactcaatcGTCGATCTAA